The following coding sequences are from one Phycisphaeraceae bacterium window:
- the flgN gene encoding flagellar export chaperone FlgN → MDDRTQRLVNELESLLIDMIERQRLWLAVFEQKTTALRSADHNLMAALSSQENDHLQAMTEMEKRRLHLLADITQALDPQASEPLRLTALAQLLPETISQRLLDLRAELRTEIERFRSRLTSARQASESLLRHVNGVVTSVVAAATGNNVYSRSGSLPQPAKANLSTFSLSA, encoded by the coding sequence ATGGATGACCGTACCCAGCGACTCGTCAACGAACTCGAATCTCTCCTCATCGACATGATCGAGCGCCAGCGCTTATGGCTCGCGGTCTTCGAGCAGAAGACCACAGCACTCCGTAGCGCTGACCACAACCTTATGGCCGCACTCTCCTCGCAGGAAAACGATCACCTCCAAGCCATGACCGAGATGGAAAAGCGGCGGCTTCACCTCCTCGCCGACATCACCCAGGCCCTTGATCCGCAAGCATCTGAGCCTCTGCGACTCACTGCGTTGGCTCAGCTTTTGCCTGAGACGATTAGCCAGCGCCTTCTGGACCTGCGTGCAGAACTCCGAACCGAGATCGAACGATTCCGCTCGCGTCTGACCTCGGCCCGGCAGGCCTCCGAATCCCTGCTGCGCCACGTCAACGGCGTGGTTACTTCGGTGGTCGCCGCTGCGACCGGCAATAACGTCTACAGCCGCAGTGGGTCTCTCCCGCAACCGGCTAAAGCCAACCTGAGCACTTTTAGCCTTAGCGCCTGA
- a CDS encoding flagellar basal body P-ring protein FlgI encodes MQFSISKSPIGRLALAIFLFLALPAQATQIGDLVRIRGAESSKITGLGLVVGLNGTGDGGRFGPMARPLAEIIGNLMDPNTVATDLRNANNVALVSLTAEVPETGIREGDRLDVHVACIGQATSLVGGRLFMVPLVGPRRDVVTEALAYAEGPITVSDLENPTTGTITKGAIAAATLRPQYLDRFGRVTLILDPDHASIQLANNIANIINGLIAPDSDPVADAIDGKSIIVNVPRADRENIVGFLARILDPFISPEFITSGAMVVVNEKTGTIIFSDEVEISPVGISHRGLTIQRITPEPIPVPGEPLIEELDVIALDPSNRPNPKLADLIEAFNQLKVSAEDRIAIIKALDKAKRLHARVVYE; translated from the coding sequence ATGCAGTTTTCGATTTCTAAATCCCCGATAGGCCGACTCGCGCTCGCGATCTTTTTGTTCCTCGCGCTGCCGGCGCAGGCCACGCAGATCGGCGACCTCGTTCGCATCCGTGGAGCCGAGTCTTCCAAGATCACCGGCCTGGGTCTGGTCGTTGGCCTCAACGGCACAGGCGATGGCGGGCGATTCGGGCCGATGGCGCGTCCGCTGGCCGAGATCATCGGCAACCTCATGGACCCGAACACCGTGGCCACTGACCTACGCAATGCCAACAATGTCGCGCTCGTGTCGCTCACCGCCGAGGTCCCCGAGACCGGAATCCGCGAAGGTGACAGGCTCGACGTTCATGTCGCTTGCATCGGTCAGGCCACCAGCCTCGTTGGCGGGCGTCTCTTTATGGTCCCGCTCGTTGGTCCTCGCCGAGATGTCGTGACCGAAGCCCTCGCCTACGCCGAAGGGCCGATCACCGTTTCGGACCTCGAGAATCCCACTACTGGCACCATCACCAAGGGCGCGATCGCAGCCGCCACACTCCGCCCACAGTACCTCGATCGCTTCGGGAGAGTCACACTCATTCTTGACCCTGACCACGCCTCAATCCAGCTCGCCAATAACATCGCCAACATCATCAACGGACTCATCGCGCCAGACTCAGACCCGGTCGCGGACGCGATCGACGGCAAATCCATCATCGTGAATGTCCCTCGCGCCGACCGCGAGAACATCGTCGGCTTCCTCGCCCGCATCCTCGACCCCTTCATTTCGCCCGAGTTTATTACCTCCGGTGCCATGGTCGTGGTCAACGAAAAGACCGGGACCATCATCTTCTCCGATGAAGTCGAGATCTCACCGGTCGGCATCTCGCACCGCGGACTCACGATCCAGCGCATCACCCCGGAGCCAATCCCGGTTCCAGGCGAGCCGCTGATCGAAGAACTCGATGTGATCGCTCTCGACCCATCGAATCGTCCGAACCCCAAGCTCGCAGACCTGATCGAAGCCTTCAATCAGCTCAAGGTCTCTGCTGAGGATCGCATCGCCATCATCAAGGCTCTCGACAAGGCCAAGCGGCTCCACGCCAGGGTGGTCTACGAATGA
- the flgK gene encoding flagellar hook-associated protein FlgK has translation MGLTNALQIGKSGILAAQSALQVVGNNMSNVGTDGYNRQRVSLSPVGDQQIGQGIFVGRGVQLEAITRLVDEALQTRLRGSIANQSGSLERQKLLTQIESIQNELAEVNVTTRLSEFFQSWSSLAGNPGTPSDPSTALRSDVINQGQTIADHLRDLRLEVIATREQTDEAIIDSVRAVDSLLSRVEELNNRIAIAESGQGEGASSLRDQRDVVLNELATYLDISTNELTNGEVDVFVGSTPLVLNGDSRGVALAEGIGQSGSSISLVIRDDGQTVNSSTGKLGAQIAFRQNDWQQALDTIDNLASELIFQVNRVHSTGQGLTAQSTVTGLNRVDDSTAVLTDAASGLDHLPTHGSFQIHITQNNVTTTQQINIDLDGLNANDTTLDSLVAQINTSPRLAGLVSAAVTTDGRLNIAATSSSASLTFSDDTSGVLASFGVNSFFAGSNAIDITVNQALRSDPRNVAAARDVSVTGQSLGTNENALSIADLANQGLEALAGRSLTDFWSDHISENASKLSSTKQQAEADTIVKSSLEAQRQELSGVNIDEEAIDLIQYQRSFQASARFINVVDELLQTLLGLV, from the coding sequence ATGGGCCTCACCAACGCACTACAGATCGGCAAGTCAGGCATCCTCGCCGCCCAATCGGCGCTCCAGGTGGTCGGTAACAACATGTCCAATGTTGGGACTGATGGCTACAACCGCCAGCGTGTCAGTCTCAGCCCCGTCGGCGATCAGCAAATCGGGCAGGGCATTTTCGTCGGCCGTGGCGTCCAGCTCGAAGCCATCACGAGACTCGTCGATGAAGCCCTCCAGACCCGTCTGCGCGGATCGATCGCCAACCAGTCCGGTTCTCTCGAACGACAAAAGCTCCTCACGCAGATCGAATCGATCCAGAACGAGCTCGCCGAGGTCAATGTCACCACGCGACTCTCCGAGTTCTTCCAGTCCTGGAGCTCCCTTGCCGGCAACCCCGGCACGCCATCCGATCCCTCCACGGCGCTGCGTAGCGATGTCATCAATCAGGGGCAGACGATCGCCGACCACCTCCGCGACCTACGACTCGAGGTGATTGCAACCCGTGAGCAGACCGATGAGGCCATCATCGATTCGGTTCGCGCTGTCGATAGCCTTCTCTCTCGTGTCGAGGAACTCAACAACCGCATCGCGATCGCGGAATCCGGTCAGGGCGAGGGCGCATCAAGCCTCCGCGATCAGCGGGATGTTGTCCTCAACGAACTGGCTACCTATCTGGATATCTCCACTAATGAGCTGACCAACGGCGAGGTCGATGTCTTTGTCGGCTCGACGCCCCTGGTTCTCAATGGCGACTCCCGTGGCGTCGCACTTGCAGAGGGTATCGGCCAGTCCGGTTCGTCGATCAGCCTCGTGATTCGTGACGACGGCCAGACTGTGAACTCAAGCACAGGCAAGCTCGGTGCCCAGATCGCATTCCGCCAGAACGACTGGCAGCAGGCTCTCGACACGATCGATAACCTCGCGTCAGAGTTGATCTTCCAGGTCAACCGAGTTCACAGCACCGGTCAGGGCCTCACCGCTCAGAGCACGGTGACCGGGCTTAACCGGGTCGATGACAGCACCGCAGTCCTCACCGATGCCGCTTCGGGTCTTGACCACCTGCCGACCCATGGCTCATTCCAGATCCACATCACTCAGAACAACGTAACGACGACCCAGCAGATCAACATCGATCTCGACGGACTCAACGCCAACGACACCACGCTCGACAGCCTTGTCGCGCAGATCAACACCAGTCCGAGACTCGCTGGCCTCGTCAGCGCCGCCGTCACCACCGATGGCCGCCTGAACATCGCCGCGACCTCCAGCTCTGCTTCGTTGACGTTCTCCGATGACACCTCAGGCGTTCTCGCCTCCTTTGGTGTCAACAGCTTCTTTGCTGGCTCCAATGCCATCGATATCACGGTTAACCAGGCACTCCGATCCGACCCTCGAAACGTCGCAGCCGCTCGTGATGTTTCAGTCACCGGTCAATCCCTCGGCACCAACGAGAACGCCCTGAGCATCGCCGACCTCGCCAACCAGGGACTCGAGGCGCTCGCAGGACGATCACTCACCGACTTCTGGTCCGACCATATCTCTGAGAACGCATCCAAACTCAGTTCCACCAAGCAGCAGGCCGAGGCGGACACCATCGTGAAGTCGTCACTCGAAGCCCAACGCCAGGAACTCTCAGGCGTCAACATCGACGAAGAAGCCATCGACCTCATTCAGTACCAGCGTTCCTTCCAGGCTAGCGCCCGCTTTATCAACGTCGTCGACGAACTCCTCCAGACCCTCCTTGGACTCGTCTAA